TCAAGTATCGGGACTGGGAGTTCGGTGGTGAACGTCCCGCCAAGGTAAGTGTAGAGCGGAAGGTTCTTCTCGCTGGCTGCTGCCTTTGCCGTGGCAACCGATACGGCTAAGGCCGTGTTTGCACCGATGTGGCTGAAGTCCTCGGTGCCGTCTATCTCCCACAGATAGCTGTCTATAAGCTCCTGCTCCGTTGCGTCAAACCCGATAAGCTCTGGCCCTATTATCTCGTCAACCTCACTGACGGCCCTGTGGGCTTCCGCTATGTAGAGGTCAGGATTCTCGTCTACCGGGGCGGCGAACCTGCCAAAACCCGAGCTAGTTATAACGTCAACCTCAACCGAATACCTGCCGCCCCTGAGTACTGTTACCCTGCCGACTATGTTCTCTATCACCGTCATCTCTCATCAGCTCGGCCTTATTACGGTGATCGGTATCACACCCTTCTCGAACTCGAGGAGAGCCGCCTGAAGGGGAGTAATTCCCTCGGGTACATCGATTAGCACCGGGGCTCCCATCGCTATCTGGAGAGCCCTGGCTCCAATGATGCGGGCCTTTTCAAAGCGGGTGTACCTAAACACGACTACCACCCCACTTCCTGTGCACAGAT
This sequence is a window from Thermococcus kodakarensis KOD1. Protein-coding genes within it:
- a CDS encoding DNA-directed RNA polymerase subunit K; this encodes MFRYTRFEKARIIGARALQIAMGAPVLIDVPEGITPLQAALLEFEKGVIPITVIRPS